From a single Fusobacterium pseudoperiodonticum genomic region:
- a CDS encoding autotransporter-associated N-terminal domain-containing protein: protein MNSNNLDIMEKNLRSIAKRYENVKYSIGLAVLFLMKGTSAFSDDNHVQEIEKQKDIFTDIKKEKSEIKEKKSVKQANQKIKASWANMQFGANDMYSNYFFTPKAKVDKASIVKSEKTVLLASADNTNTLPMFAKLLTDIEETTEARTQVPTTAEINANKDNLRNSVGNLQNKINSARQENNKEIEGLKLELTQLMEQGDQVVKSPWASWQFGANYMYNEWGGAYKGRGDKAEKYAFEGIFTRSLNSFERVVSPLSEKYDQLEFSTNKYSALTSSRRGLASGYGLTSVERKQEPLVSIEINAAVKPKTIKKTPLALKPVITAPNVPEPPTIVPIPTINLELPEPNTPSKVVVIAKPNAEPFTGFYFDGTWNHRELRDNISIYSGIDPASLIGNIDNRNPTPAAMTGSYNGRQLEGTRIINENNRYTNAYYINSQTNATKIENNTFYLRGHYPTDSYNDSNTRAHLGLSNNGHKIYNDGHGNGIPDEGVVGVHTVGDLNIKNIVFNLYGRAGAVTTETWRHGVVDLDNITINMYNSDNMGFYNMPIARYTYKYFRTGKEWRTSVGGFTGKANVNVYGRNNSVYLTTGISYMKHWENEGLIQSDGASNIVYSSFSYAPTLSKLVSPTSVDYSKYTNTVKLANVKLYGDENIGMYFGSRMKGNAAKVHREWGNELEGVYGFNNKAAHIGLYQGEIDFSAKIGEKLTIDNQNQQTAEGNLNNAGYTNETVDGAVGIFSESGQRVGIVARGDIMEETPPSQATVLANAADPKYKKWFLHPWNPGTQELLPVNYTKVGSAYGYAVGNDYSKDPIHNLEVAKLDIRFGKYSKNGIMVLAKQGTVIDVGKNTSNLHITGVSSDITDGINGANTLESDASTGTIVAYAEGTWDQLKHRYGSEDARIAQNDADAVAINNGAARKSLTDANATTAAKLQGLGSEININPNVVLASKEGIAYMGDNQGIVNAMGTTEAVNYGSIIAYGKNKGIVTVNGAVKAEDKNTVSEANKFKNIGAFAEAGGKAELKGAVTINGIGAFAKGTGSEAILSSTNNDVTINAGTVGGMVATDNGYAKLNGGTINVTKDNSRLFYADATGKIDFTRTTNINVSKGIVLPHEESNPAFYNSKVSTAAGVTPTKYNGMENVTINLLSDDVVLRTVDNHAPETWTGGANFETNVKNIMKYSALNKNGHTYKAYYTNGKFKIATNVNLDDTTDIFNGIDMGNEEVTIDNGISITSNAGKGLAQAALKNTVDNSKTAYINNGTVNITGANSGSIALKVDHGTIENNGLVSMTDTIASKNSTIGLYGRSGSKISNNANGKIRINSLKEKRIGIAALLTGTSAQEYGTDKLISNLIATGGGNLPNTIKTIDITNNGEIEISGKAVGIYADNTTSKIAGSKIAGFDNHVTKENAVVNNNATLSFGDDSVGIYAKKAIVNLSGTGKDDISVGTKGIGVYTEDSSVNLLTDYGFQIKDKGVGLYAKNTDTSTGTMNVRYTGAVNKVGTGAYFEVTGSPITNKLNINVDNVSNAQTGMIGIYAAGGTFTNEGNVKVTNTNTLGFGIISSGANVTNKGDITLEDTLNQDKANIGMYTAGSDSLKNIGKITVGKNGIGIYGKNFSNGDSATLPNSTIEVGENGIGVYTEAGTGENIKLESGSIKAGKDGVGVYAVGNGGTITANNTFNMTLGDGSSDADKGAFGFVNVGSNNKIYSDISNVTLQNNSIYIYSKDTSGTSVNPQIINNTNITATGKNNYGIYSAGYVVNNGNMNLSAGTGNVGVYSVNGGTIENRSGAITVGGSVPVNDEYGIGMAAGYTWTKKDLLKPISQRPVETTGNIINRGTINVNGQYSLGMYASGNGSTAKNYGTISLNANNTTGMYLTDKAVGHNYGTITNAAGVKDVTGVVVKNGAKFINEATGVVSLNATNALGILRTKDEGETLGIIENYGTFNITGDGSEVEKVSESKDLNKSLGKGKDKISIDVPAGATTGTIKLNDIIQSPEIVETKKLELEETQVSTIGMYINTSGVKFTKPITGLSELSQLRKADLIIGAEAAQSTTAKYIQVGNTILKPYNDTILNNPQINKWTIYSGSLTWMANIGQNQVNGTIENAYLAKIPYPVFAKDKNTYNFTDGLEQRYGKEGIGSRENTLFQKLNSIGNNEEVLLFQAFDEMMGHQYANTQQRIQSTGSILDKEFNYLRNEWSNPSKDANKIKTFGTSGEYKTSTAGVIDYTNNAYGVAYVHEDETVRLGESTGWYAGIVHNTFKFKDIGNSKEEQLQGKIGIFKSVPFDHNNSLNWTVSGEIFAGHNKMHRKFLVVDEAFNAKGRYHTYGAAVKNEISKEFRLSEDFSLRPYASLKLEYGRVSKIREKSGEMRLDIKANDYFSVKPEIGAELAYRHYFGANTVKATVGVAYENELGRIANGKNKAKVAGTDADYFNIRGEKDDRTGNVKTDLNLGWDNQRIGVTANIGYDTKGDNVRAGVGLRVIF from the coding sequence ATGAACAGTAATAATCTAGACATTATGGAGAAAAATCTACGATCAATTGCAAAAAGATATGAGAATGTTAAGTACTCAATTGGACTTGCAGTACTTTTTTTAATGAAGGGAACAAGTGCATTTTCAGATGATAATCATGTACAAGAAATAGAGAAACAAAAAGATATTTTTACAGATATCAAAAAGGAAAAGTCTGAAATTAAAGAGAAAAAGTCAGTAAAACAGGCAAACCAAAAGATAAAAGCATCTTGGGCAAATATGCAATTTGGTGCTAACGATATGTATAGCAATTATTTTTTTACACCTAAGGCTAAAGTAGATAAGGCTTCAATTGTAAAAAGTGAAAAAACTGTTTTATTAGCTAGTGCAGATAATACTAATACTTTACCTATGTTTGCTAAACTACTAACAGATATAGAAGAAACTACAGAAGCTAGAACACAAGTACCTACAACAGCAGAAATAAATGCAAACAAAGATAACTTAAGAAATTCAGTTGGAAATTTACAAAATAAAATTAACTCAGCAAGACAAGAGAATAATAAAGAAATAGAAGGTTTAAAATTAGAATTAACTCAACTTATGGAACAAGGAGATCAAGTAGTTAAATCACCTTGGGCATCTTGGCAATTTGGAGCTAACTATATGTACAATGAATGGGGTGGTGCATATAAAGGAAGAGGAGATAAAGCAGAAAAGTATGCTTTTGAAGGAATATTTACTAGAAGTTTAAATTCATTTGAAAGAGTAGTTTCTCCTTTGAGTGAAAAATATGACCAATTAGAGTTTTCTACAAATAAATATTCAGCTTTAACAAGTTCTAGAAGAGGACTAGCTTCAGGTTATGGATTAACAAGTGTAGAAAGAAAACAAGAACCACTAGTTTCAATAGAAATTAATGCGGCAGTTAAGCCTAAGACTATAAAAAAGACTCCACTTGCATTGAAACCTGTAATAACTGCACCTAATGTGCCTGAACCACCAACTATCGTTCCAATTCCAACAATAAACTTGGAATTACCAGAACCTAATACACCTAGCAAAGTAGTTGTTATTGCAAAACCTAATGCAGAACCATTTACAGGATTTTATTTTGATGGAACGTGGAACCATAGAGAGTTAAGAGATAATATTTCTATTTATTCAGGAATAGATCCTGCTTCTTTAATAGGAAATATAGATAATAGAAATCCTACTCCTGCAGCAATGACAGGTTCATATAATGGTAGACAACTTGAAGGAACACGTATAATAAATGAAAATAATAGATATACTAATGCTTACTATATAAATAGTCAAACTAATGCAACTAAAATTGAAAATAATACTTTCTATTTAAGAGGGCATTATCCTACTGATAGCTATAATGACAGTAATACTAGAGCACATTTAGGACTATCTAATAATGGACATAAAATCTATAATGATGGACATGGAAACGGTATTCCAGATGAAGGTGTTGTTGGAGTTCATACAGTGGGAGATTTAAATATTAAAAATATAGTATTTAATCTATATGGAAGAGCAGGAGCAGTAACTACTGAAACTTGGAGACACGGAGTAGTAGATTTAGATAACATAACTATAAATATGTATAATAGCGACAACATGGGATTCTATAATATGCCAATTGCTAGATATACTTATAAATATTTTAGAACTGGAAAAGAGTGGCGTACTTCAGTTGGAGGTTTTACAGGAAAAGCTAATGTAAATGTATATGGAAGAAACAACTCTGTTTATCTAACTACAGGAATATCATATATGAAACATTGGGAAAATGAAGGTTTGATACAATCAGATGGAGCTTCAAATATAGTATATTCAAGTTTTTCTTATGCTCCAACTTTATCTAAACTTGTAAGTCCAACTTCAGTTGACTATTCTAAGTATACAAACACAGTAAAATTAGCAAATGTTAAGCTATATGGGGATGAAAATATAGGTATGTATTTTGGTAGTAGAATGAAAGGAAATGCTGCTAAAGTACATAGAGAATGGGGAAATGAATTAGAAGGAGTTTATGGTTTTAATAATAAAGCGGCTCATATAGGACTATATCAAGGAGAAATAGATTTTTCTGCAAAAATTGGAGAAAAATTAACAATAGATAATCAAAATCAACAGACAGCTGAAGGAAATTTAAACAATGCAGGCTATACTAACGAAACAGTTGATGGTGCTGTAGGAATTTTCTCAGAAAGTGGTCAAAGAGTTGGAATAGTTGCAAGAGGAGATATAATGGAAGAAACTCCACCATCTCAAGCAACAGTATTGGCTAATGCAGCAGATCCAAAATATAAAAAATGGTTTCTTCATCCTTGGAATCCAGGGACTCAAGAATTATTACCAGTGAATTATACAAAAGTTGGAAGTGCATATGGCTATGCAGTGGGTAATGATTATTCAAAAGATCCTATACATAATTTAGAAGTAGCAAAACTTGATATTAGATTTGGAAAATATTCTAAGAATGGTATTATGGTTCTAGCAAAGCAAGGAACTGTAATTGATGTAGGTAAAAATACTTCTAATCTTCATATTACTGGAGTAAGTTCAGATATCACTGATGGTATCAATGGTGCTAATACTCTTGAATCAGATGCTTCAACAGGAACTATAGTAGCTTATGCAGAAGGAACTTGGGATCAGCTAAAACATAGATATGGAAGTGAAGATGCAAGAATAGCTCAAAATGACGCTGATGCAGTGGCTATAAATAATGGAGCAGCAAGAAAGTCATTGACAGATGCAAATGCTACAACAGCTGCTAAATTACAAGGCTTAGGTTCTGAAATAAATATTAATCCTAATGTAGTGCTAGCTTCAAAAGAAGGTATAGCATATATGGGAGATAACCAAGGTATAGTTAATGCTATGGGAACAACAGAAGCAGTTAATTATGGTTCGATAATTGCCTATGGTAAAAATAAGGGAATTGTTACTGTAAATGGAGCAGTAAAAGCTGAAGATAAAAATACAGTTTCTGAAGCTAATAAATTTAAGAATATAGGAGCTTTCGCAGAAGCTGGAGGAAAGGCTGAACTAAAAGGAGCAGTTACTATCAATGGAATAGGAGCCTTTGCTAAAGGAACAGGTTCAGAAGCAATATTATCTTCAACAAATAATGATGTAACAATAAATGCTGGAACTGTTGGAGGAATGGTTGCAACAGATAATGGATATGCTAAGTTAAATGGTGGAACTATCAATGTAACAAAAGATAATTCTAGACTTTTCTATGCAGATGCAACAGGAAAAATAGATTTTACAAGAACTACAAATATAAATGTTTCAAAAGGAATAGTACTTCCTCATGAAGAAAGTAATCCTGCTTTCTATAATAGTAAAGTTTCAACAGCAGCAGGAGTAACTCCTACAAAATATAATGGTATGGAAAATGTAACAATAAATCTTCTAAGCGATGATGTTGTTTTAAGAACTGTTGATAACCATGCTCCTGAAACTTGGACTGGTGGAGCAAATTTTGAAACTAATGTCAAGAATATAATGAAGTATTCTGCTTTAAATAAAAATGGACATACATATAAGGCATACTATACTAATGGAAAATTTAAAATTGCAACAAATGTTAATCTTGATGATACAACAGATATTTTTAATGGTATAGATATGGGAAATGAAGAAGTTACAATTGATAATGGAATTTCTATTACATCTAATGCAGGAAAAGGTTTAGCACAAGCTGCCTTAAAAAATACTGTAGACAATAGTAAGACAGCATATATCAACAATGGAACTGTAAATATAACGGGAGCAAACAGTGGAAGTATTGCTCTTAAAGTTGACCATGGAACTATTGAAAATAATGGACTAGTTAGTATGACTGATACAATAGCTAGTAAAAATAGTACAATAGGTTTATATGGAAGAAGTGGAAGTAAAATTTCAAACAATGCAAATGGAAAAATTAGAATAAATTCTTTAAAAGAAAAAAGGATAGGAATAGCAGCTTTACTTACAGGAACTAGTGCTCAAGAATATGGAACAGATAAACTGATCAGTAATCTAATAGCAACTGGTGGAGGAAATCTTCCTAATACTATAAAAACAATAGATATTACTAATAATGGAGAAATTGAAATTTCAGGAAAAGCTGTAGGAATCTATGCAGATAATACTACAAGTAAAATAGCAGGAAGTAAAATAGCAGGTTTTGATAATCATGTTACAAAAGAAAATGCAGTAGTTAACAACAATGCTACTTTAAGCTTTGGTGATGACAGTGTAGGAATTTATGCTAAAAAAGCAATAGTTAATTTAAGTGGAACTGGAAAAGATGATATCTCTGTTGGTACAAAAGGTATAGGAGTATATACAGAAGATTCTAGTGTAAATCTTTTAACAGACTATGGTTTCCAAATAAAAGACAAAGGTGTAGGACTTTATGCTAAAAATACAGATACATCTACAGGAACTATGAATGTAAGATATACAGGAGCAGTAAATAAAGTAGGAACAGGAGCATATTTTGAAGTAACAGGAAGTCCTATAACTAATAAATTAAATATCAATGTAGATAATGTATCGAATGCTCAAACAGGAATGATAGGCATCTATGCTGCTGGAGGAACTTTCACTAATGAAGGAAATGTAAAAGTAACTAATACAAATACCTTAGGTTTTGGTATCATATCTTCAGGAGCGAATGTAACAAATAAAGGAGATATCACTTTAGAAGATACTTTAAATCAAGATAAAGCAAATATTGGAATGTATACAGCAGGTTCAGATTCTTTAAAAAACATAGGAAAGATTACTGTTGGTAAAAATGGTATAGGTATTTATGGAAAGAATTTCTCTAATGGAGATTCTGCAACTTTACCAAATAGTACAATAGAAGTTGGAGAAAATGGAATAGGAGTTTATACAGAAGCAGGAACAGGAGAAAATATAAAACTAGAATCTGGAAGTATAAAAGCTGGAAAAGATGGAGTTGGAGTATATGCTGTTGGAAATGGTGGAACTATAACAGCAAATAATACATTTAATATGACTCTTGGAGATGGTTCAAGTGATGCTGATAAAGGAGCTTTTGGTTTTGTTAATGTAGGATCAAATAACAAGATTTACAGTGATATATCAAATGTTACTTTGCAAAATAACTCTATATATATCTACTCAAAAGATACAAGTGGAACTTCAGTTAATCCACAAATTATTAATAACACTAATATCACTGCTACTGGAAAGAACAACTATGGAATCTATTCAGCAGGTTATGTTGTTAACAATGGAAATATGAATCTGTCAGCAGGAACTGGAAATGTAGGAGTATATAGTGTTAATGGTGGAACTATAGAAAATAGAAGTGGAGCAATCACTGTAGGTGGTTCTGTTCCTGTAAATGATGAATATGGAATAGGAATGGCGGCAGGGTATACTTGGACAAAGAAAGATTTACTAAAACCTATTTCTCAAAGACCTGTCGAAACTACTGGAAATATTATTAATAGAGGAACTATTAATGTAAATGGACAATACAGTCTAGGAATGTATGCTAGTGGAAATGGTTCTACTGCTAAAAACTATGGAACTATCAGCTTAAATGCAAATAATACAACAGGAATGTACTTAACTGATAAAGCAGTCGGTCATAACTATGGAACAATAACAAATGCTGCAGGAGTAAAAGATGTTACAGGAGTTGTTGTAAAAAATGGAGCTAAATTTATAAATGAAGCTACAGGGGTAGTAAGTTTAAATGCTACTAATGCTCTAGGTATTTTAAGAACTAAAGATGAAGGTGAAACTTTAGGAATTATTGAAAACTATGGAACTTTTAATATCACAGGAGATGGTTCAGAGGTAGAAAAAGTTTCTGAATCTAAAGATTTAAATAAGAGTTTAGGAAAAGGTAAGGATAAAATTTCTATAGATGTACCAGCAGGAGCAACAACAGGAACTATTAAACTTAATGATATAATTCAAAGTCCAGAAATTGTAGAAACAAAGAAATTGGAACTAGAAGAAACACAAGTATCTACAATAGGTATGTATATAAATACATCAGGAGTTAAATTTACAAAACCTATAACAGGTCTAAGTGAATTAAGTCAATTAAGAAAAGCTGATTTAATTATAGGAGCTGAAGCTGCTCAAAGCACAACAGCTAAATATATCCAAGTTGGTAATACTATATTAAAACCATATAATGACACAATCCTAAATAATCCACAAATAAATAAATGGACTATTTATTCAGGTTCATTGACATGGATGGCTAATATAGGACAAAACCAAGTTAATGGAACTATAGAAAATGCTTATCTAGCTAAGATACCTTATCCTGTATTTGCAAAAGATAAAAATACTTATAACTTTACAGATGGATTGGAACAAAGATATGGAAAAGAAGGAATAGGAAGTAGAGAAAATACATTATTCCAAAAATTAAATAGTATAGGAAATAATGAAGAGGTTCTATTATTCCAAGCATTTGATGAAATGATGGGACATCAATATGCTAATACTCAACAAAGAATCCAATCAACAGGATCTATCTTAGATAAAGAATTTAATTATCTAAGAAATGAATGGAGTAATCCAAGTAAAGATGCAAATAAAATTAAGACTTTTGGAACAAGTGGAGAATATAAAACAAGTACAGCAGGAGTAATCGATTATACAAACAATGCTTATGGAGTCGCTTATGTACATGAAGATGAAACTGTAAGACTTGGAGAATCAACAGGTTGGTATGCAGGTATAGTTCATAATACATTTAAATTCAAAGATATTGGAAACTCTAAAGAAGAACAACTACAAGGAAAAATAGGTATCTTTAAATCAGTTCCATTTGATCATAATAATAGTCTAAATTGGACAGTATCAGGAGAAATATTTGCAGGACATAATAAAATGCACAGAAAATTCTTAGTTGTGGATGAAGCATTTAATGCAAAAGGTAGATATCACACTTACGGAGCAGCTGTAAAGAATGAAATATCAAAAGAATTTAGATTGAGTGAAGATTTCAGCTTAAGACCATATGCTTCATTAAAACTAGAGTATGGAAGAGTATCAAAGATAAGAGAAAAATCAGGAGAAATGAGATTAGATATTAAGGCTAATGATTATTTCTCAGTAAAACCAGAAATAGGAGCAGAACTTGCTTACAGACATTATTTTGGAGCTAATACAGTAAAAGCAACTGTAGGAGTAGCTTATGAAAATGAATTAGGTAGAATAGCTAATGGTAAAAATAAAGCTAAGGTAGCTGGAACAGATGCTGATTACTTCAATATCAGAGGTGAAAAGGACGACAGAACAGGAAATGTTAAGACAGATCTAAATCTTGGATGGGATAACCAAAGAATAGGAGTAACAGCTAACATAGGTTATGACACAAAAGGAGATAATGTAAGAGCTGGAGTAGGATTAAGAGTAATATTCTAA
- a CDS encoding toxin-antitoxin system YwqK family antitoxin, whose protein sequence is MKKILLGIFLLASSLAFSVERILSYEETFLDKKTGKVHAKGEQTPYTGVIKNYKISEEDGVFEGKISFKDGVIDGLVELYYSNGKLAEMATFKNGEKNGIQKTYYENGQMKMEVLHKNGKKDGMGKLYSTKGILVGEFPFKNDMLDGLVKKYNEVTGKLEIESTYENGKSEGLLKAYYPSGKLKSEENYKNGLREGLRKDYYENGVLENERFYKNDKLEGISKIYYPSGKLQVEVNFKDNEADGIFREYDETGKIINQETYKNGQLID, encoded by the coding sequence ATGAAAAAGATATTATTAGGGATATTTTTATTAGCATCAAGTTTAGCATTTTCAGTAGAGAGAATATTATCATATGAAGAAACATTTCTAGATAAAAAAACTGGAAAAGTGCATGCAAAAGGAGAACAAACACCATATACAGGTGTAATAAAAAATTATAAAATTTCAGAAGAAGATGGAGTTTTCGAAGGAAAAATTTCATTTAAAGATGGAGTAATAGATGGACTTGTTGAATTATATTATTCAAATGGTAAATTAGCAGAGATGGCTACATTTAAAAATGGAGAAAAAAATGGTATACAAAAAACTTACTATGAAAATGGTCAAATGAAGATGGAAGTTTTACATAAAAATGGGAAGAAAGATGGAATGGGTAAACTATATTCAACTAAAGGGATATTAGTAGGCGAATTTCCATTTAAAAATGATATGCTAGATGGACTAGTAAAAAAATACAATGAAGTTACAGGTAAATTAGAGATAGAATCAACATATGAAAATGGAAAAAGTGAGGGTTTACTAAAAGCATATTATCCAAGTGGAAAGCTAAAAAGTGAAGAAAATTATAAAAATGGCTTAAGAGAAGGCTTAAGAAAAGATTATTATGAAAATGGAGTTTTAGAAAACGAAAGATTTTATAAAAATGATAAATTAGAAGGAATAAGTAAAATTTATTATCCAAGTGGAAAACTTCAAGTAGAAGTTAACTTTAAAGACAATGAAGCAGATGGAATTTTTAGAGAATATGATGAGACAGGAAAAATAATTAATCAAGAAACATATAAAAATGGTCAATTAATAGATTAA
- a CDS encoding toxin-antitoxin system YwqK family antitoxin: MKKLLLTIFLLASSLAFSVERLVKIENTYMDNKGIVFVAGEETPFTGIVENYKTSDGDKTLSGKVPFKDGLMEGTSKLFYSNGKMASVATFKKGKIEGVQKDYYESGIRKREISYKNGLVDGITKMYYLNGNIQSEISYKKGVPDGISRTYHKNGKINVEATYKNGVQVGIQKDYYQNGKLKIELPLDKNGLVNGIVKIYYPSGKIMSEESYKDDKLEGTVKKYDESGKITSEEFFKNGNRIK, from the coding sequence GTGAAAAAATTACTATTAACCATATTTTTATTAGCATCAAGTTTAGCATTTTCAGTAGAGAGATTAGTTAAAATAGAAAATACTTATATGGATAACAAAGGAATAGTTTTTGTTGCAGGAGAAGAAACTCCATTTACAGGTATAGTAGAAAATTATAAAACTTCAGATGGAGATAAAACTTTATCAGGGAAAGTTCCATTTAAAGATGGACTGATGGAAGGAACTTCTAAGCTTTTCTATTCAAATGGGAAAATGGCAAGTGTAGCTACATTTAAAAAAGGAAAAATAGAAGGTGTACAAAAAGATTACTATGAAAGTGGAATAAGAAAGAGAGAAATTTCTTATAAAAATGGCTTAGTAGATGGGATTACAAAGATGTATTATTTAAATGGAAATATTCAAAGTGAAATTTCTTATAAAAAAGGTGTACCAGATGGAATATCTAGAACTTACCATAAAAATGGAAAGATAAATGTAGAAGCAACATATAAAAATGGAGTACAAGTAGGAATACAAAAAGATTATTATCAAAATGGAAAATTAAAAATAGAACTTCCACTTGATAAAAATGGACTTGTGAATGGTATTGTAAAGATTTACTATCCAAGTGGTAAAATAATGTCAGAAGAAAGCTATAAAGATGATAAATTAGAAGGAACAGTTAAAAAATATGATGAAAGTGGAAAAATAACTAGTGAAGAATTTTTTAAAAATGGTAATAGAATAAAATAA